Below is a genomic region from Pseudomonas extremaustralis.
GATTTCGCCGTACTGCTTGCGCTTGGCGGCAAAGGTGAAGGCCAGTGTCTGACGCGCGCGGGTAATGCCCACGTAGGCCAGGCGCCGTTCTTCTTCGATGGTGTCGGCTTCGATGCTGGAACGGTGTGGGAGGATTTCCTCTTCCATGCCCATGATGAACACGTAGGGAAATTCCAAGCCCTTGGACGCATGCAAAGTCATCATCTGCACGCCTTCGGCGCCGTCCTCCTCTTCCTGCTGACGCTCGAGCATGTCGCGCAGTACCAGCTTGCCGATGGCGTCTTCGACGGTCATTTCGCCGTCTTCGTCTTTTTCCAGGGTGTTCTTCAGCGCTTCGATCAGGAACCAGACGTTGCCCATGCGGTAATCCGCGGCCTTGTCGCTGGAGCTGTTGGTGCGCAGCCAATTCTCGTAGTCGATGTCCATGACCATGCTGCGCAGGGCGCTGATCGGGTCTTCGCCGGCGCATTGCTCGCGCACCTTGTCCATGAAGCGCTTGAAGCGCGACAGGCGATCGGTGAAACGCGTGTCGAGGTGTTCGCCCAGGCCGATTTCGTCGGTGGCGGCGTACATCGAGATCTTGCGTTCGGTGGCGTAGTTGCCGAGTTTTTCCAGGGTGGTGGAGCCGATTTCCCGGCGCGGCACGTTGATCACCCGCAGGAAAGCGTTGTCGTCGTCCGGGTTCACGATCAGCCGGAAGTAGGCCATCAGGTCTTTGACTTCCTGGCGTCCGAAAAAGCTGTTGCCACCGGACAGACGATACGGCACCTGGTGATGCTGCAACTTCAGCTCGATCAGCTTGGCCTGGTAGTTACCGCGATAGAGAATCGCGAAGTCGCTGTAGGGCCGGTCGGTGCGCAGGTGCAGGCTGAGGATTTCCACGGCCACGCGCTCGGCTTCGGCGTCTTCGTTGCGGCAGCGGATCACGCGGATCTCATCGCCGTGGCCCATCTCGCTCCACAGTTGTTTTTCGAACTCGTGGGGGTTGTTCGAGATCAGCACGTTGGCGCAGCGCAGGATGCGGCTGGTGGAGCGGTAGTTCTGCTCCAGCATCACCACTTTCAGGGACGGGTAGTCGTCCTTGAGCAGCATCAGGTTTTCCGGGCGGGCGCCGCGCCAGGCATAGATCGACTGGTCGTCGTCGCCCACCACGGTGAACTGGTTGCGCGTGCCGATCAGCAGCTTGACCAGCAGGTATTGGCTGGCGTTGGTGTCCTGGTATTCGTCCACCAGCAGGTAGCGCACTTTGTTCTGCCACTTTTCCAGGATGTCTTTGTGTTCCTGGAACAGCTTCACGGGCAGCAGGATCAGGTCGTCGAAGTCCACCGCGTTGAACGCCTTGAGCGTGCGCTGGTAGTGGGTGTAGACGATGGCGGCGGTCTGTTCCTTGGGGTTGCGCGCGTTTTCCAGGGCTTCGGGCGGCAGGACCAGGTCGTTCTTCCAGGCGCCGATCATGTTCTTGATCTCGTCGACGCCGTCGTCGCCCGCGTATTCCTTCTGCATGATGTCGGTCATCAGGGCTTTGACGTCGGTCTCGTCGAAGATCGAGAAACCCGGCTTGTAGCCCAGCCGCGCATGCTCCTTGCGGATGATGTTCAGCCCCAGGTTGTGGAAGGTACACACGGTGAGGCCGCGGCCTTCGCCGCCCTTGAGCAGGGTGCCGACGCGCTCTTTCATTTCCCGCGCCGCCTTGTTGGTAAAGGTCATGGCGACGATGTACTGGGCGCGGATGCCGCAGTTCTGGATCAGGTGCGCGATCTTGCGGGTGATCACGCTGGTCTTGCCGGAGCCTGCGCCGGCGAGCACCAATAGAGGGCCGCCGACGTAGTTCACGGCTTCTTGCTGCCGGGGATTGAGTCGGGACATACAGAGTCAGGGAGTCATTGTTCAAAAGGGCGGGCATTTTAACAGGCTGGCAAGATTCTGCTGCCCTGGATCGATGGTGTGACGTACCACTCGATCTAAATTTGCCGCATTTGTTACTTTGCCGCAGGATGTGGGGGTATTTGCGCCTTTTGTGCGCATTGCTTGTATTTGATAACTCTTGTCATTGGTGATTGCCAGGCCGCACGTCATAATGCGCGCGGC
It encodes:
- the rep gene encoding DNA helicase Rep; translation: MSRLNPRQQEAVNYVGGPLLVLAGAGSGKTSVITRKIAHLIQNCGIRAQYIVAMTFTNKAAREMKERVGTLLKGGEGRGLTVCTFHNLGLNIIRKEHARLGYKPGFSIFDETDVKALMTDIMQKEYAGDDGVDEIKNMIGAWKNDLVLPPEALENARNPKEQTAAIVYTHYQRTLKAFNAVDFDDLILLPVKLFQEHKDILEKWQNKVRYLLVDEYQDTNASQYLLVKLLIGTRNQFTVVGDDDQSIYAWRGARPENLMLLKDDYPSLKVVMLEQNYRSTSRILRCANVLISNNPHEFEKQLWSEMGHGDEIRVIRCRNEDAEAERVAVEILSLHLRTDRPYSDFAILYRGNYQAKLIELKLQHHQVPYRLSGGNSFFGRQEVKDLMAYFRLIVNPDDDNAFLRVINVPRREIGSTTLEKLGNYATERKISMYAATDEIGLGEHLDTRFTDRLSRFKRFMDKVREQCAGEDPISALRSMVMDIDYENWLRTNSSSDKAADYRMGNVWFLIEALKNTLEKDEDGEMTVEDAIGKLVLRDMLERQQEEEDGAEGVQMMTLHASKGLEFPYVFIMGMEEEILPHRSSIEADTIEEERRLAYVGITRARQTLAFTFAAKRKQYGEIIDCAPSRFLDELPPDDLAWEGNDDTPTEVKAVRGNTALADIRAMLKR